A window from Argopecten irradians isolate NY chromosome 3, Ai_NY, whole genome shotgun sequence encodes these proteins:
- the LOC138317538 gene encoding D-beta-hydroxybutyrate dehydrogenase, mitochondrial-like — translation MMYFLYTMLYQILYVNRETERAKLVAMETSDMTSRGNINIVIYFVFGLYTLIQRFLGNINLTSRAIVMVILNCAFVQILTFYLEPDLWGSLLIFGYFAMATKWLPRRQLSTRRKAVLITGCDRGIGFSLAQHLDRQGFHVFASFLNNRSDEQQQLVRSCSERLQTIQMDVSSVQQVEEAANHLASEIRCQDLEFWGIVNNAGICYIGNVEIMAREDMNKIMTINFFGPINVCKAFLPLLRQYRGRLINVASNAGLVPVPLMGVYCASKAALATMSEVWRFELHRWGIKVATVIPSGYKTNIMAYDKAAVADRWWEKASDIVQRDYGRECFNIKFKQKNPQDMLSANFSEILNNITDALLSVYPKSYYYNGFLARSLPFLYLHLPSVIGDPIMSVLTDWFDFKPNSVT, via the exons ATGATGTATTTTCTTTACACTATGCTGTATCAAATCCTATATGTAAATCGAgaaacagaaagagctaaactggttgccatggaaactaGTGACATGACCTCAAGAGGAAACattaacattgttatatattttgtgtttggtCTATACACATTAATCCAGCGTTTCCTTGGAAACATCAATTTGACAAGCAGAGCTATCGTTATGGTGATACTGAATTGCGCTTTTGTACAAATATTGACCTTTTACCTCGAGCCTGACCTCTGGGGAAGTTTGTTAATATTTGGATACTTCGCCATggcaacaaaatggctgccaagaAGACAATTGTCAACCAGGAGAAAAGCTGTTCTAATAACTG GGTGTGACCGAGGAATAGGCTTCAGTTTGGCCCAACACCTTGACAGACAAGGATTCCATGTATTTGCTAGTTTCCTAAACAACAGAAGCGATGAACAGCAACAGCTAGTAAGGAGTTGTTCAGAACGACTACAAACTATACAGATGGATGTGAGCAGTGTACAGCAGGTGGAGGAAGCGGCCAATCATTTGGCTTCAGAGATCAGGTGTCAAG ATTTAGAGTTCTGGGGAATCGTAAATAATGCTGGGATCTGCTACATTGGCAACGTGGAAATAATGGCCAGAGAGGACATGAATAAAATCATGACTATCAACTTTTTTGGTCCAATTAATGTTTGTAAAGCATTTCTTCCACTGTTGCGTCAATATCGTGGTCGTCTTATCAATGTCGCTAGTAATGCAG GGCTGGTCCCTGTACCATTGATGGGAGTGTACTGTGCCTCCAAAGCTGCACTGGCCACCATGTCAGAAGTCTGGCGGTTTGAGCTACATCGCTGGGGGATCAAGGTTGCCACGGTAATACCTAGTGGCTACAAGACCAATATAATGGCGTATGATAAAGCTGCTGTGGCTGATCGATGGTGGGAGAAAGCGAGTGACATCGTCCAACGAGACTATGGCAGGGAATGTTTCAACATTAAATTTAAACAGAAAA ACCCACAAGACATGCTGAGTGCAAACTTCTCTGAGATCCTGAACAACATAACTGACGCCCTGTTGTCTGTGTATCCCAAGTCATACTACTATAACGGCTTCCTGGCTCGATCTCTTCCCTTCCTTTACCTACATCTTCCGTCTGTTATTGGCGACCCCATAATGTCTGTTCTCACTGACTGGTTCGACTTCAAACCCAACTCAGTCACGTAA